One window of Psychrobacillus sp. FSL H8-0483 genomic DNA carries:
- the dacB gene encoding D-alanyl-D-alanine carboxypeptidase/D-alanyl-D-alanine-endopeptidase, translating into MKKKWMTMVMAWMLVMGMFSFHNVAQAEESVEETLSDSITRIVEEKLAGADVSITVRDRISGEMVYDYNAQTTIKPASNMKLLTTAAALDVLGKDYRFNTSLYTTGKMSNGVLKGDVYLKGEGDPTLSIGDLQQFAAELKAQGIHKIDGRIVGDDKWFDDDLLTPGIWVEDESYYYAAPISALTTSPNTDYDSGTIIVEAIGTVVGELPSIKVTPNIGDLQIVNEAQTVESGKSNTVTIERLYQTNQIVISGNLPVDKTKKEWVTVQHPTTHTLTMFQAVLAEAGIEYSKEKVFQAATPHSAQLVAMKQSMTLEQLLIPYMKLSNNGIADILVKTMGKVKNHHGSTKAGLEVIKEYGNSNNLNMADWQFEDGSGMSHENRVSSLLVSELLYKVQGEDWFTTYFTSLPVAANTDRMVGGTLRNRLKDPLTAGKVYAKTGSLTGVSTLSGYLEASSGQSYIFSVLVQNKSGASTAIDEIVKEIAEEL; encoded by the coding sequence ATGAAGAAAAAATGGATGACCATGGTGATGGCTTGGATGTTGGTTATGGGCATGTTCAGTTTTCACAATGTTGCTCAAGCAGAAGAATCAGTAGAGGAAACGTTAAGCGATTCTATTACTAGAATTGTAGAAGAAAAATTAGCCGGAGCAGATGTGAGTATTACGGTAAGAGACCGAATCTCTGGTGAAATGGTATATGACTACAATGCTCAAACAACTATAAAACCAGCATCCAATATGAAACTGTTAACCACTGCAGCGGCTTTAGATGTACTAGGAAAGGATTACCGTTTTAATACAAGCCTTTATACTACTGGGAAGATGTCCAATGGGGTTTTAAAAGGTGACGTCTATTTAAAAGGAGAAGGTGATCCAACCCTATCCATCGGAGACCTACAACAGTTCGCAGCAGAGTTAAAAGCACAGGGTATTCATAAAATTGATGGCCGGATTGTCGGTGATGACAAATGGTTTGATGATGATTTATTAACACCTGGGATTTGGGTTGAGGACGAGTCTTATTATTACGCTGCACCTATTTCAGCTTTAACCACTTCTCCAAACACAGACTACGATTCTGGAACGATTATCGTAGAAGCAATTGGGACTGTAGTTGGAGAATTACCTTCCATTAAAGTAACGCCGAACATTGGTGATTTACAAATAGTAAATGAAGCACAAACTGTAGAATCTGGAAAAAGCAATACAGTAACAATTGAAAGATTATATCAAACAAACCAGATTGTCATTAGTGGGAATCTTCCTGTCGATAAAACGAAAAAAGAATGGGTGACTGTTCAGCATCCAACGACACATACATTGACAATGTTCCAAGCAGTTTTAGCAGAAGCAGGAATCGAGTATTCAAAAGAAAAAGTATTTCAAGCTGCAACACCACATAGTGCTCAACTCGTTGCAATGAAGCAATCAATGACACTGGAGCAACTGTTAATCCCGTATATGAAACTAAGTAATAATGGTATTGCGGATATTTTAGTAAAAACAATGGGTAAAGTGAAAAATCATCACGGTAGCACAAAGGCTGGTTTAGAAGTTATAAAAGAATATGGAAACTCAAATAACTTAAATATGGCAGATTGGCAATTTGAAGATGGCTCTGGAATGTCTCATGAAAATAGGGTTTCGAGTTTATTAGTGAGTGAATTGTTGTATAAAGTGCAAGGAGAAGATTGGTTTACTACCTATTTTACTAGCTTGCCAGTAGCTGCAAATACGGATCGAATGGTAGGAGGTACTTTAAGAAACCGATTAAAAGATCCGCTAACGGCAGGAAAAGTCTATGCAAAAACAGGCTCATTAACTGGTGTTAGTACACTAAGTGGTTATTTAGAGGCAAGCAGCGGGCAATCATATATCTTTAGTGTGTTGGTTCAAAATAAATCGGGGGCATCCACAGCGATTGATGAAATTGTGAAAGAAATAGCGGAAGAATTGTAG
- a CDS encoding M14 family metallopeptidase produces the protein MDVYVRRGDSLWYYSQLFKIPQQLIINSNRNINPQTVSVGQLIKIPGFVTVSYQIQPGDTFWSIAESRDLPLDAILLLNPGVNPNSLQTGQTITLPLRVTWRIVNGKQNYDYDTMMKDIRQLQTVYPFLQVSSIGDSVLGRDIPEILIGNGNKRVHYNGSFHANEWITTPILLTFLNDYVLSLTNQNTIRGLVTSPLYEHSTLSIVPMVNPDGVDLVINGPPSEEPYRSNVIKWNNGSTDFSGWKANIHGVDLNDQFPALWELERARNPKTPGPRDYGGESPLSEPEAIAMADLTRRRDFAQVLAFHTQGEVIYWGFQNLEPPETEAIVTVFSRVSGYEPIQSIESYAGYKDWFIQDWRRPGFTVEVGKGINPLPLTQFDEIYEKTLGIFLSALYL, from the coding sequence ATGGACGTATATGTTAGACGTGGGGATTCCCTTTGGTATTACAGCCAATTATTTAAGATTCCTCAACAGCTTATTATCAATTCCAACCGAAACATTAACCCTCAAACGGTCTCGGTAGGGCAACTCATTAAAATCCCTGGATTTGTTACGGTTAGTTATCAAATACAACCGGGTGACACTTTTTGGTCAATTGCGGAAAGTCGAGACCTTCCTCTAGATGCAATTCTGCTTCTTAACCCTGGTGTGAACCCGAATAGCCTGCAAACAGGGCAGACAATTACTCTTCCTCTTAGAGTTACCTGGAGAATTGTGAATGGGAAACAAAATTATGATTACGATACCATGATGAAAGATATTAGACAGTTACAGACTGTTTATCCATTCTTGCAGGTTTCTTCTATTGGCGATTCCGTTTTAGGTCGTGACATACCTGAAATTTTAATTGGAAATGGTAATAAGAGAGTCCATTATAATGGTTCGTTTCATGCGAATGAATGGATTACTACTCCTATCCTTTTGACCTTCTTAAATGATTATGTACTGTCATTAACGAACCAGAATACGATCCGCGGTCTTGTAACATCCCCTTTATATGAGCACTCGACATTATCCATTGTTCCGATGGTTAATCCGGATGGAGTTGATCTAGTGATAAATGGTCCACCTTCTGAGGAACCTTATAGAAGCAACGTTATCAAATGGAATAATGGCAGCACGGACTTTTCAGGATGGAAAGCGAATATACATGGAGTGGATCTGAATGATCAATTTCCTGCACTCTGGGAATTGGAACGAGCACGCAATCCAAAAACTCCAGGACCAAGAGATTATGGAGGCGAAAGTCCATTGTCCGAGCCAGAAGCCATTGCGATGGCAGACCTAACTAGGAGACGGGATTTTGCTCAAGTACTAGCTTTTCATACGCAAGGAGAAGTTATTTATTGGGGGTTTCAAAACCTCGAACCACCTGAAACGGAAGCGATTGTCACCGTGTTTAGTAGAGTCAGCGGATACGAGCCCATTCAATCGATCGAAAGTTACGCAGGATATAAGGATTGGTTTATTCAAGACTGGCGGAGACCTGGCTTTACTGTTGAGGTTGGGAAAGGAATAAATCCGTTACCACTCACACAATTTGATGAAATCTATGAAAAGACATTGGGGATTTTTCTGTCAGCATTATATTTATAA
- a CDS encoding DUF4358 domain-containing protein — protein MKKIMVLMLMLVLCVVVTACSNDESAAVEAKLSAKEMTDQMVKEVEQPSQIELAPEEVKGLYNIDPEKLEDYSIRIPMMNVKTNEIAILKVKDAKDVPDVELGVKERAESVKKQFEHYLPDQYENAKNYKLVTKGNYVLLVISDKADELVKVYDGFFDQK, from the coding sequence ATGAAAAAAATAATGGTTCTTATGTTAATGCTAGTATTATGCGTGGTCGTGACAGCTTGTTCTAATGATGAGTCAGCTGCAGTAGAGGCGAAGTTGTCTGCGAAAGAGATGACTGACCAAATGGTAAAGGAAGTCGAGCAACCTTCTCAAATTGAATTGGCACCAGAAGAAGTGAAGGGTTTATACAATATTGATCCTGAGAAGCTTGAGGATTATTCGATTAGAATACCAATGATGAATGTAAAGACAAATGAAATCGCAATTTTGAAAGTGAAAGACGCTAAAGATGTACCAGATGTGGAGTTAGGAGTAAAAGAAAGAGCAGAAAGTGTGAAAAAGCAATTCGAACATTACCTTCCGGACCAGTATGAGAACGCCAAAAACTATAAACTAGTGACAAAAGGAAACTATGTATTATTGGTTATCTCTGACAAAGCAGACGAGCTTGTAAAAGTTTACGACGGCTTCTTTGATCAAAAATAA
- a CDS encoding reverse transcriptase domain-containing protein: MRKIIMENLSELYNEEEKNIREVIKLYKIPEKYKLINVKSRLVVEKGEISNNNNITLDYFKELLNRLYNIRFPNRSFIMKELMNIIPYLNKYHQYTIIKIDFEKFFYNVNVGEIKKILINDGLLYEKELNFLVKYLNKNRILYPGVGIHNTLLEILGDKFNKKVRETFKDDGLIFFARYVDDSILIFDQHLDDQDVMDKLKQITSKVLGKDIKINQNKSKVIKSTDGIEKFEYLGYLFEKRQNGKYCIGIASSKLKKYKIKLEKIVLEYKGDNNLEKMCLKLEILYKRTVYWGNTRKIKYKRWQVRGLSDSYKELRRFMTNLEDFSKITKETENFFVKDLETIFKKNSLNIPPEIESKIANKSYSAAFFNNRAIMLNKTIGLSQKDLVKRLDTLGVSVKNGTSYEELALSFLKKIP; this comes from the coding sequence ATGAGAAAAATTATAATGGAAAATTTGTCGGAATTATATAATGAAGAAGAAAAAAATATACGTGAAGTTATTAAATTATATAAAATACCAGAAAAATACAAATTAATAAATGTTAAAAGCAGATTAGTAGTGGAGAAGGGTGAAATTTCAAATAATAATAACATTACGTTAGATTACTTTAAAGAATTATTAAATCGTCTTTATAACATCAGATTTCCAAATAGATCTTTTATTATGAAAGAATTAATGAATATTATTCCTTATCTTAATAAATATCATCAATATACAATAATTAAAATAGATTTTGAAAAGTTTTTTTATAATGTTAATGTTGGAGAAATAAAAAAAATATTAATAAATGATGGTTTACTGTATGAAAAAGAATTGAATTTTTTAGTCAAGTATTTAAATAAAAATAGAATTCTTTATCCCGGAGTAGGTATCCACAATACTTTATTAGAAATACTTGGAGATAAGTTTAACAAAAAGGTAAGAGAGACTTTTAAGGACGATGGGCTAATATTTTTCGCTAGATATGTAGATGATTCCATTTTAATATTTGATCAACATTTAGATGATCAAGATGTTATGGACAAATTAAAACAAATAACTTCAAAAGTTTTGGGAAAAGATATAAAAATAAATCAAAATAAATCAAAAGTAATAAAATCCACAGATGGAATCGAAAAGTTTGAATATTTAGGATATTTATTCGAGAAACGACAAAATGGTAAATATTGCATAGGTATTGCTAGTTCAAAGTTAAAAAAATACAAAATAAAATTAGAAAAAATTGTGTTGGAATATAAAGGTGACAATAATCTTGAAAAAATGTGTTTAAAGTTAGAAATTCTTTATAAAAGAACAGTTTATTGGGGAAATACTAGAAAAATAAAATACAAGAGATGGCAAGTGAGGGGGTTAAGTGATTCGTACAAAGAATTAAGGAGGTTTATGACTAACTTAGAAGATTTCTCTAAAATTACTAAAGAGACTGAAAATTTTTTTGTTAAAGATTTAGAAACTATTTTTAAAAAGAACTCTCTTAATATTCCACCTGAAATAGAAAGTAAGATTGCAAATAAATCTTATAGTGCTGCATTCTTTAATAATAGAGCTATAATGCTAAATAAAACTATCGGATTAAGTCAAAAAGACTTAGTCAAAAGGCTCGATACTTTGGGGGTATCAGTAAAAAATGGTACTAGTTATGAGGAATTGGCCTTATCTTTTCTTAAGAAAATTCCTTAA
- a CDS encoding MBOAT family O-acyltransferase: MVFSSLLFLFLFLPIVLALYYCSSRRIRNLLLFIVSLIFYAWGEPVYIVIMLVSTLTDYSFGLLLDRPNLTKVKRKGIVVFSIIVNLALLSYFKYADFLIQNVNAMLGTNIPLIELALPIGISFYTFQSMSYIIDVYRGTAKAQRNWIDFGTYVALFPQLVAGPIVQYNTIAEQLHKRSESIKMFAEGVQRFTIGLAKKVLLANNIGLLWDTISNSNPDSMPVLTAWLGIIAFAFQIYFDFSGYSDMAIGLGLMFGFRFNENFNKPYIAQSITDFWRRWHISLGSWFREYVYIPLGGNRRGLIIQMRNILIVWILTGFWHGASWNFILWGLYFGVILLIEKWWGLNLLLRLPRWVRHMYTLMLILIGWVLFAFEQPSVIVRYLSAMVGFNGQLLWNNDTVYFLYTNAVLLIVLVIASLPKKEASKNNELSLIHLVWYGFLFLLSVAYLVDATFNPFLYFRF; this comes from the coding sequence ATGGTATTTAGCAGCCTGCTTTTCTTATTCTTATTCTTACCCATTGTTCTAGCTCTTTACTATTGTTCCTCAAGGAGGATTAGAAATCTCCTATTATTTATAGTGAGTCTTATCTTCTATGCCTGGGGGGAGCCAGTTTACATTGTAATTATGTTAGTATCAACTCTTACAGATTATAGCTTTGGGTTACTACTTGATAGACCCAATTTGACTAAGGTAAAACGAAAAGGCATTGTTGTATTTTCCATTATCGTTAACCTTGCACTATTATCTTATTTTAAATATGCAGATTTTCTTATTCAAAATGTAAATGCGATGTTAGGTACGAATATCCCTTTAATCGAACTTGCACTGCCAATTGGAATATCCTTTTACACGTTTCAATCGATGTCATACATCATAGACGTATATAGAGGAACTGCTAAAGCACAGCGGAATTGGATTGATTTTGGAACATACGTCGCCTTGTTCCCTCAATTGGTTGCAGGGCCAATCGTGCAATATAACACGATTGCAGAACAGCTCCACAAGCGGTCAGAAAGTATCAAGATGTTCGCAGAGGGTGTTCAACGATTCACTATCGGACTGGCAAAGAAGGTGCTACTAGCCAATAATATTGGCTTGCTTTGGGACACCATCTCGAACTCAAATCCAGATTCTATGCCTGTATTAACGGCTTGGCTTGGCATAATCGCATTTGCCTTCCAAATCTATTTTGATTTTAGCGGTTATTCCGATATGGCCATTGGACTTGGTCTCATGTTCGGTTTTCGTTTTAATGAGAATTTCAACAAACCGTATATTGCTCAGAGCATTACGGACTTCTGGAGGAGATGGCATATATCTCTGGGCAGTTGGTTTCGCGAGTACGTCTACATTCCACTTGGAGGCAATCGCCGCGGTTTAATCATTCAAATGCGTAATATTCTCATCGTTTGGATCCTAACGGGATTTTGGCATGGAGCTAGTTGGAATTTCATACTGTGGGGATTGTATTTCGGCGTAATTTTACTTATTGAAAAATGGTGGGGATTAAATCTACTGCTTCGCTTACCACGTTGGGTTAGACACATGTATACACTTATGCTCATCCTCATCGGATGGGTGCTATTCGCCTTTGAACAGCCTTCCGTGATTGTTCGTTATTTGAGTGCTATGGTAGGATTTAATGGCCAATTACTTTGGAATAACGACACAGTGTACTTTCTTTATACGAATGCGGTTTTGCTAATAGTATTGGTTATTGCCTCTTTACCTAAGAAAGAAGCGTCAAAGAATAATGAATTGTCTCTTATTCACCTTGTTTGGTATGGGTTTCTTTTCTTGCTTTCCGTAGCTTACTTGGTAGACGCGACTTTTAACCCGTTCTTATATTTTCGTTTCTAG
- a CDS encoding DHHW family protein codes for MMKQKAERLLVFGFVGTLFLFALFFFILPRERFSELENRYLQASPHLTWDNLMSKKYAEEAESFVTDHFPFRDEWLWIKSTVEQFRLQQENNGIYKGKDEYLLEKFLEPDYTKIQQYTEAVNLFASNQPQVDMTFMLVPTSIGLYPERLPWLAPSYPQKKVNQFIEDQLLNEITFMNGFQFLEPHATDPIYYRTDHHWTTYGAYLAYVAYAEQKGWDPLSKKDFQIQTVSNSFLGSYHTRSQFNGILPDTIEAYIPREPTHTEMYIADTNETMTGMYDASFLAKKDQYSYFLGGVHALMKLTTELDSRQIEQDKLLILKDSYAHSMIPFLTRHVPEIHVIDIRYYNGSITEYLTKNEINDVLFLFNTSTLVSDSALLKLNY; via the coding sequence ATGATGAAGCAGAAAGCGGAGCGGTTATTGGTCTTTGGGTTTGTCGGAACGCTATTTCTATTCGCTCTCTTCTTTTTTATATTGCCCCGGGAACGTTTCTCGGAGCTAGAAAACAGGTATTTACAGGCTTCGCCTCATCTAACATGGGATAACTTAATGTCCAAGAAATATGCAGAAGAGGCTGAGAGCTTTGTCACGGACCACTTTCCTTTTCGGGATGAGTGGTTGTGGATAAAATCAACTGTGGAACAATTTCGGCTACAACAAGAGAATAACGGTATTTATAAAGGAAAAGATGAATATTTATTGGAAAAGTTCTTAGAGCCTGACTATACGAAGATTCAGCAATATACAGAGGCGGTAAACCTATTTGCTAGCAACCAACCGCAAGTGGACATGACTTTCATGCTAGTTCCCACATCGATTGGACTTTATCCTGAACGTTTACCATGGTTAGCGCCATCGTATCCTCAAAAGAAAGTAAACCAATTTATCGAAGATCAACTGCTTAACGAGATAACCTTTATGAATGGATTTCAATTCCTGGAACCACATGCAACTGATCCAATATATTATCGGACTGACCATCATTGGACGACATACGGGGCTTATTTGGCTTATGTTGCGTATGCCGAGCAGAAGGGGTGGGATCCCCTTTCTAAGAAGGATTTCCAAATACAAACAGTGAGCAATTCGTTTCTAGGGAGCTATCATACAAGGAGTCAGTTTAATGGAATATTGCCGGATACTATTGAAGCTTATATTCCTCGTGAACCTACTCATACGGAGATGTATATTGCGGATACAAATGAAACGATGACGGGTATGTACGATGCGAGCTTTCTTGCTAAAAAAGATCAATATTCCTATTTTTTAGGTGGCGTACACGCTTTAATGAAGCTTACTACGGAGCTTGACTCACGTCAGATTGAACAAGATAAGTTGCTAATCCTTAAAGATTCGTATGCGCATAGCATGATCCCTTTTCTCACAAGACATGTACCAGAAATCCATGTGATAGACATTCGGTATTATAACGGGAGCATTACTGAGTATTTGACCAAAAATGAAATTAATGACGTTTTGTTTTTATTTAACACATCCACTCTAGTGAGCGATTCAGCACTTTTGAAACTGAATTACTAG